The DNA segment tattattgctatagaggtatgcaaagaaatgttatggatgaaagaattcttacaagaattgggtctgaaacaggaaaattatgtggtgcattgtgacagccagagtgccatccatttgtgtaaaaacccaatgtttaattccaagtcaaagcatatagatgtcagataccactggattcgaaatgtatttgaagagaagcaattgcagcttcagaaaattcacacagataatAACGGAGcagactgttgggaaatcattggggggcaacatcatatgcgcagcggaagaacaagaaaacaaaaatccccgattcccaaaaagatgttcatcgtcgtgcgaagattggtgcgcaaaaatccgcaaaacacaaaactccgtatagagattgtgttacctagggagatcgtatatccctgtttccttgcagatccttaggagagggtgaaggaggtcaagcgtcctcctctctagcggtgatccacacagcagggttgcgacgacgctcctcaaatctccaggcctactctgaggtggagagggagaggagaataggaaaggcaagcaaagactctagcctatgaggctgtgaatccctcctatttatagagatcccgtgtcaaaccctaatgggtccttccctagtgggtattggatctgcatccaataagacaagggctccgtcggatatctcatatccgaacctctactcatcgcaatgcctaccatatgtgtgtgaccctctaggcccaatatcgagctggccgtgagtcatacctgtcagaactccttctgactgagtgaattattatctttgtaataattcacttgactcatcgactacggacgtactaggccactacgccgttgtccccagacgatacaggggaatccaatccattggacctgtctgtcctcagttaccatgtacctatagtccctcatctatctaatatcccagagaccgtatatcgagtatggtgttgtcagacccatacggtttctactcgagtctcgctctaatcggattctcccggagaactctttctctctcaacccgaatgaccctggccagggatttgtctgagcaagaacacatgggatattcctctcatgacgccaagagtggatgatcctctatcgacactcaatagccctcgtaaggtcgactaccactcccaatgaccagttgtactagatctgggaacagccaaacctataagtctggtatcaaagagtggagcactcatacaggacatccttggtgtctcaagtctaaggaccagatacaccactaggactacggaatcgctgtttgacaataaggcatcatcaaccatccaacattccgtaagcggatcaatcagtgaactcattctccaatgagcacctatactgtatccctagtgtccttacacgagcagctataagaccagctgcatccatcatatggacgggtatacagcacaccagtctatccggttatcacgatgtccctctcgagtaacctatgatcgggattatttaggatatgtgtttataggtgaatcgatctcattatcgtgatctcatcacgatccgattcccattgcacaaatccaaggacatcacaatatatatatatgcacatatgcaattgttataaagtgatatacgccaaaatataataagtaaaaagattatgtatcaaatcacacgtgccatcactcacgtgattggcttgctaggcacctatgactaacacagACATGTtaacaaaaactttaccaaaagaaagacaggagatatgtcgacaactggtcggcatggcttcacattgaggagtcatgagacagcttcccttatgggctgaagggggaggttgttgggatggcaacccacagattcagcccatagtgggcttgggcagcccacagctcaccccctcttaacctaaccctaattaacattagggggatgtggtggctgtgttttggaggcagaaaaaggtataaatagggcagcaacatgggagaagaaaatagccacgagattccaaagaaaaagaggaaaacaagATAGAAAAcgaagagaaaaaaaggaaagaagacaaggacaacgcagagaggttgttctcaatcatctagcagtgttctatctcaggttagatcaaatctacagtagactcttgttgtgattacttggggaggttttagatattgtgggcagtgacgtgatccttgtatctcagttattctcttgagattgttgctagggtttagagtaagagattgagatttgtatatttattattctcatagtggattaagagattgagatttgtatatttattattctcatagtggattatctctagtttgccccatgatttttaccctttatATTGAAGGTGTTTTcctcgtatatcttggtgttctatttgattgtggttctatttaattctgctgcatattatggtcttctagtatttatccatatacaaagattattactgtttatatccccatcatggtCTCCGTCTGACCATTACGGATGAAGGTGATCACGATGGCGTCGATGGCCTCTACGGCGCCAATCTTGATTTCGGTGATGTGGTCGGCAGCCCCCATGTCCCATTCAGACCCTCCGTTGCCACCCCACAGCCTCACCTTGATCTCTCCCGCCTGCACGCATGCACGACACCATCACGTTATATACCACCATGCATCAAAACCTTGCACAGCAGAAAATGGATCAAGAGAAAGAACCATTTGCATGTAGATATGGATGTGTGTgtggacaagaagaagaagatgatgacgatGACACGTCCTTCCTCTGGGACCTATATTACATTGGTGGGCCCATAACCATCTTCCTCAAATAAAACGTTAAACGCATAGTACCTACGTAAACGTGAAACTCGTGATCGCTACCTACACAAGTGCAACAACACAGTGCATTCAAATAAACGGCATTCGTTATAAATCATGCATCGAACCATACACAGTGCAACAACACAGACACAACTTGCACAGCAAGAATGTATAAAGAGAACGAACGACGTCACGGAGGCAAAGCCTCCTCTCTCACCATTTGCAGACTCCTTTCTTTTGCACAGGAAGAAACTTAGGAAAGACGGTGGATGCTGCACGTCCTCCCTCTGGGAAGAGGATGGGGGTATTTGTAGCCCTCCAAGGTTAACATGTGCCTACATAAACGTGAATCTCGTGATCGACCCACATCAGGTTCTGCAAGCGATGAAGTCAAAAGAAACACCTACAAGGGCTGAATTGGAGATGATGATCCCTCTCCATCTCATCCTTCGTAACACTTGGGTGTCGGCCAAGGATGGAAGCTGAGGTACGTAAACGTGAATCTCATGGTCATCTTAGCCATCTCACGTTGGATGGCTTGGCAAGCATCTACGTCGCATATGTCCTTCCATGGCGGAAATGCTAAGCTGCACATTCTGCATGCAGAACCTTAAAGACTTGTGAGCGTACGAAAGTTTGGTGTATGGCTGCCAATCTTCACTCAAAGGGCCTGAACGTAGCATATAATGCATACTCCCTTCCCTTGTGCTCGTTCGGTCGACGGTACAGCTTTTAAATGGTTTATTGGAATGGATGTCGATCTTTGCTAGCTATTGAGTGATCCATGGAACCAGAAAGTGGATCTGTTCCACCCAAAAATAATTTGGTACAAGCAGAGGATAAATGCGTGTCCACATAATAGTGTGTGGTGAGGAAGATGACTTGTGATTTCAGCATGCATTTTTAAGCCAACTTGACTGGGTAAGAGCTGAAATTGATGGTTGCTTATGAGAGATGGCCAATTGAATTCCGAAGCCAAGAATTGCTTTCCTATCAGTTCATCCATAAGAGGCCAAACTAAGGATTGTTTGTGGTAGGCCACTCCAGCTCATGAAATAGTGAACACTGAAAGAGAAGGCACTGTTTGATTTGTCCTCCGTAAAGCTGAAAAACAAACTGCAGGATTCTTTCAATTATGGAGGTTTTCACTCGTCCTCGGTAAAGGATTGGAGTTGAGAACTTAGTCTTATCCTTCCATTCATAAGATTGTTTTTGATCCAaaacttattttcttttttgaattataaGAAAAAGTAACTCTGCAGGATTCAACTATTCAAAAGAGCACTATTTTGTTTTTGTACACTTCCATTTTTCTCAGCTAACCTCTGGTACATGTAGAAATCTGTGTATTCTTTGAAAGAATGCAGAAGAACGTTGAAACACAAGTTGAAGAAGATGAATAAAAAGTAAAGTAGATGTCTACATGATCAAAACTATGCTGATCTAGAAACTATGAAGGGCTACTATTTCTGATTAATAGGTCATAGTCAACTTGGGATAGCTAAGGGGAAGTTTGACTCAAAGAAAACCTTggaatatgttatattaaaagaTGCGAGTACCGATAAGTTAGTGcactatctcctaaggaatcatagtatttcttttctattagaaaatatatatatatcactagaatccaattaagcggaaccccgacggatccgttgctcgatataaaacacaattagtagccaaagggtttcatcaacgacctggagttgacttcacaaagacttttagtcctgtaattaaacccacaacaatacgGCTTATTCTAAATTTGGTCATCTCCGGAGACTGGCATTTATGACAACTGGACGTTAACAATACCTTTTTATAtgagactctaactgaagatgtctttatgcagcaaccccctggctttgttcatcaccagtatccgagacatgtctgcaaattataaaaagtcatttatggactccATCAAGCTCCAAGagattggtatactgaactttgatcgtttctgatatcaattggcttcatcaactccatgtCTGATACCTCTTTGTTCGTATGACAACAAcatggaaatacaatatatcttctagtatatggaAACAACTATACTAACTATGAGATTtgtttgaagcgtgcggacaaaatGCTCGGACTGTCTTTCATAGCTCAAATCAGttataagtctaagaggaagaacactcggtaccctccgccgaacgcaaacatcagcATATAGTACAAACTGAGCTCACACTTCTCCATCAGGCCTCCATGCCTTCAATCTTTTGGATGGCAGCCTTTCAAACtatcgtctaccttattaatataATGCCTACGCCAGTCCTACAATACcaatccccctttgacacactatgtCATAAACCctcaaaccttcgtaaactcagagtatttggttgtctatgttatccatggttgcatCCCTATGACTTTCACAAGTTAACATCTCGATCTAATCCTTACGTTTTTATAGGTTACTcttttgaacataatgctttccgctgctataatctccacactcataaaatttttatatcacatcacgttatttttgttgagtttatttttccttttcacaacTATACCTCTCCTACCATACAGACCACCTCATTAACCATTTCTTATTGGGGTATACCTCCGatccaatcggacgagcctcccatgacatcgtcCAGTATCTCCTCTCATGATCTACACTATTCTACTCCTCTGGTTCAGCAATTGCTCATTCCTACTGCACTTCTCTCTTCTCCAACTATTGAGGTACTTGGTTTAGGATCACAATCGTTATCTTTAGCTTCTTCTCAGCCAAGTGACCCTGACGTACCTCCACCTTACCCGGCCCGTGTTAATGACTCTCAACCGCTTCTTCCAACAACACAACCTCACGGTCCCGTAGTCTCTACCATCCTGTGACTACACGCTCTAAGAgcggtattttcaaaccacgtcaggtccttaatcttcatgctattgTGGATTCCTCATCTACcatcgttgaacccaccaccttaactcaagcccaaaaatctctgcatTAGCATACcgccatgtgtgaggaatataatgccctcctccttaACTCAAAATGGGATCGAGTACCCTTTCAttatacacaaaacatcatcgggtgaaaGTGGGTTTTTTGAGTTAAGCGGAACCCTGATGGCtctattgcccgatataaggcacgcctcgtcgccaaagggtttcatcaaagacttggagttgatttcactaagacaTTTAGTCCCATTATTAAGCCCACTTTAATCAGACTTATCCTGAGTCTAACCACCACTAAGGGTTGGCAATTAcgccaattggatgttaataatgcctttttataggggactctaactgaagatgtattTATGCaccaacctcctggtttcactcatccttaatatccaaggcatgtctgcaaactttgaaaagctatttatggacttcatcaggctctaagagcttggtacactgaacttggctcttttctgaATTCAGTTgactttctcaactccaaatccGATTCCTCGTTATTCTTACCACAACACCATAGTGATgcaatatatattctggtatatgtggatgacatcattgttATAGGCAACAACCCTATAGAAATTCAATTGTTCATCGAATAGTTGGCAGCTCGATTCTagctcaaagatctaggaccccTAAATTAATTTTTGGGCGTCGAGGCTATATTCACATCTTCCGGTTTctttctatcacaaagaaagtacattcaagatttattgtcCAAAATAAACATGCTGGACGCAAAAGTGGTTACCACTCCTCTATCTACCAGtagctctctcaaattatctgataGAAGTCCTACtatggaacccactcaataccgacaagtcattggttccctacagtacttagctctcacctatCCTGACATCTCATTTggagtcaacaaattatcacagtttatacgGAGGTCATCTACTATGCATAGGTCTGTAGTCAAACGAATCCTAcgatatcttaaggggaccctcaatcatggtctctttgtttgtaaacactctccacttcagctTCATGCCATTACCGATGCCGATTGGGCaggcaactttgatgatagaatatccatatcgaggtatattgtcttccttgacACTAATGCAATCAGATGgaattctaagaagcaaaagatagttgcacggtctacaactgaagctgaataccgtgtcatcgccactgccactatagaactcaattgggtcacaaatctgctcaaggaactcgaCATTAAcgccactcctataatatattgtgataatatcggagctacctatctgtgcgctaatccggtgctCCACTCccacatgaaacatattgctattgacttccattttgagcgagatcaagttgtccgccgtcagcTATGAGTTTTCATGTCTATTTGGCTGATCAGTTAGccaactcactcacaaagcctctcgcttgtGAACTTTTTATATTACAATGATCCAAGATTGGTGTCATTGACAAGAGCACtatcttgtgggggcatgatagcagataagatttccccaacgaaaactctctactctgttgagggaaatcttttattctgttgagggaaatcctccctcctaatctgtataaataagagagggacatgttaattcaTTCAAACTTTTtattaatttccaacaaaaaAACTATATGTCTTAATAAATTTAAGTTGGATTGAATTACTGTcaaatctaaatataaatattaatcaattTGACTTAAACGTACCATTATTCAATTTTCTAACTTCGTATCAAATAGTTATCCTAAATGagtgaaaattttataaaaaatatatgcagctgaatagataatatattatctttaatTCATAATTTAATAAACTTACATCTTTGGATTGAATTAATTTTCAATCTTATATATATTACATGATTAATTTGACTCATTAGTAGGTTTTTATATTGTAAATCAAGAGACAACTCTTTACGAGCTTCTATCATTCACAAAAGTTTCGTGAGTTTTTATCTCCGATGCTACTCAAGAAATGAAGTAATTAATtctcatttaatttaaaaataaaaataatgttcCAACAATGCATCATGTCCATCATTTTTCGTGCGAACAAACATGCCCATGGTCATGCAAAAGTTTCGGGCACACTTGACCTCGTGAGAGCTTCCTTTTGCTAAAAGGTCGAAGAAGCTTCCTTTTCCCAAGTAGGAGTGGACCTCGTGCCTATTGATACCCTGTGTCATCTCTATCAATCCCTTTACATCCTCTTATTTTTTTTGTGTTCCTCCCCACCCTTCAAGATACCTTTGCTCGGACACAAGCAAACCATGTCACCTCCTCCGATCTTAGCCAAGTCTTCTTAGTtccaaaaagagagagaaagaaaagaggggaGGAAAGCCTCTCACCATTAGAGATGTGGAATAGTACAGGTAATTTGGAATCGTGATATGTCATCCTCTAAGGAGCGGTTGAGATATTTATAAACTATTTATCTATAGCATACATGCGTTGCATGAGACCATCCATTGGTTAAGCTCAATTATACGTGGCATCCTGGTAAtatcaagaagtaaaacttgatTTTCCACATCCTGTATGAGACCATACATGCGTATTCCATGTTATTCCAAAGCTGGTTTTAATGTGAATATTAACACAAGTCCTAGGAGTCttaaaaaaactatatatatgtatatatatatatatatgtatatatctatatgtatatatgaatatatatatatatatatatatttatatatatatgtatatacatatgtatatatctatatgtatatatgaatatatatatatttatatatatatatgtatatacatatgtatatatctacatgtatatatgaatatatatatatatatatatacatatatatatatgtatatacatatgtatatacatatatatatatgtatatacatatatatatatgtatatacatatgtatatacatatatatatgtgactttatttattttattcaaactggacctttatttattttattcatgataACCTCCAACTTTGACTACAAGGAGGAGACGGAGGGAGTACGATGACAGTAACAGTTCATTTCAGTTCATTTATTATGGAGTCCAAGTATTAGCAAGACTCATTTATTGAAGCAGCAGTATCAGTCCAAGGGGTCTAGTTCGGTGCCAGGTAAACTCCGATGGCCTCAATCATTTCGCCCGCACGTCCAAAGAAGCCAATGATCTTACCCGAGACTAGCGGAACAGAGAAAGGTATTCCGCCACTGGAGCCGAAAGGTCCATAGCTGTCCTTGTTGGTCCTCAGCGTCAGGTTCCTCACCAGAGTTAATCCCCACATCGTATCCACAGACCCCTCGACGCCCACAAGATACTCGTCCTCTTGCAGAGAAATCTGAACAACGACACTTTTCTGTCATTGAGGTACAACCAATCGATAATGTTAATTAGGAGGAAGATGACGAAGTGGACGAACCACGTAGGGTTTGAAATCGATGCTGCCGAAGTGCTTGGTCTCCGTCTGATCATTACGGATGAAGGTGATCACGATGGCGTCGATGGCCTCTACGGCGCCAATCTTGATTTCGGTGATGCGGTCGGCAGCCCCCATGTCCCATTCAGACCCTCCGTTGCCACCCCACAGCCCCACCTTGATCTCTCCCGCCTGCACGCATGCACGACACCATCACGTTATATACCACCATGCATCAAAACCTTGCACAGCAGGAAATGGATCAAGAGAAAGAACCATTTGCATGTAGATATGGATGTGTGTGTggacaagaagagaagaagatgacgatgatgatgcacGTCCTTCCTCTGGGACCTATATTACATTGGTGGGCCCATAACCATCTTCCTCAAATAAAACGTTAAACGCATAGTACCTACGTAAACGTGAAACT comes from the Musa acuminata AAA Group cultivar baxijiao chromosome BXJ2-8, Cavendish_Baxijiao_AAA, whole genome shotgun sequence genome and includes:
- the LOC135618362 gene encoding protein GOS9-like; translation: MAGEIKVGLWGGNGGSEWDMGAADRITEIKIGAVEAIDAIVITFIRNDQTETKHFGSIDFKPYVISLQEDEYLVGVEGSVDTMWGLTLVRNLTLRTNKDSYGPFGSSGGIPFSVPLVSGKIIGFFGRAGEMIEAIGVYLAPN